Proteins found in one Phocoena sinus isolate mPhoSin1 chromosome 19, mPhoSin1.pri, whole genome shotgun sequence genomic segment:
- the CD37 gene encoding leukocyte antigen CD37 isoform X1 gives MSAQDSCLSLIKYLLFVFNLFFFVLGSLIFCFGIWILIDKTSFVSFVGLSFMPLQIWSKALAISGILTMGLALLGCVGALKEFRCLLGLYFGTLLLLFATQITLGILISTQKVQLERKVENVVLKTIQTYRAHPEETAAEESWDYVQFQLRCCGWNSPQDWFRIPSLRSNESRGHRVPCSCYNSSATNDSAIFDKIPFPQFSGLGQLARPRHNADICLVPANSYIYREGCARSLQKWLHNNLISIVGICLGVGLLELSFMTLSIFLCRNLDHVYDRLARWSQPLSPHSPRGPRCLPDPLLSPLPWDLGFPATSFLPQRHLISLPLLSAYHLPLDYF, from the exons ATGTCAGCCCAGGACAGCTGCCTCAGCCTCATCAAGTACCTCCTCTTCGTTTTCAACCTCTTCTTCTTC gtcCTAGGCAGCCTTATTTTCTGCTTCGGCATCTGGATACTCATCGACAAGACCAGCTTCGTGTCCTTTGTGG GCTTGTCCTTCATGCCCTTGCAGATCTGGTCCAAGGCCCTGGCCATCTCTGGAATCCTCACCATGGGCCTTGCCCTCCTGGGCTGTGTGGGGGCCCTGAAGGAGTTCCGCTGCCTCCTGGGCCTG TATTTTGGGACACTGCTGCTCCTGTTTGCCACACAGATCACCCTGGGAATCCTCATCTCCACTCAGAAGGTCCAG CTGGAGCGGAAAGTGGAGAACGTCGTGCTGAAGACGATCCAAACCTACCGCGCCCACCCGGAGGAGACGGCTGCGGAGGAGAGCTGGGACTACGTGCAGTTTCAG CTGCGCTGCTGCGGCTGGAACTCTCCTCAGGACTGGTTCCGTATCCCCAGCCTGAGGAGCAACGAATCGAGAGGGCATCGCGTGCCCTGCTCCTGCTATAACTCATCGGCGACCAACGACTCCGCAATCTTCGATAAGATCCCTTTCCCTCAGTTCAGCGGGCTCGGACAACTGGCGCGGCCCCGACACAATGCAGACATTTGCTTGGTCCCCGCGAACAGCTACATCTACCGTGAG GGCTGCGCACGGAGCCTTCAGAAGTGGTTGCACAACAACCTCATCTCCATAGTGGGCATTTGTCTCGGCGTGGGTCTACTTGAG CTCAGCTTCATGACGCTCTCCATATTCCTGTGCAGAAACCTGGACCACGTCTACGATCGGCTCGCTCG CTGGTCCCAGCCATTGAGCCCTCATTCCCCTCGGGGACCCAGATGTCTGCCTGACCCGCTGTTGTCACCTCTCCCGTGGGACCTGGGGTTTCCGGCCACCAGCTTCCTGCCCCAAAGACACCTcatttctttgcctcttctgTCGGCCTACCACCTCCCACTAGATTATTTTTAG
- the CD37 gene encoding leukocyte antigen CD37 isoform X2 codes for MSAQDSCLSLIKYLLFVFNLFFFVLGSLIFCFGIWILIDKTSFVSFVGLSFMPLQIWSKALAISGILTMGLALLGCVGALKEFRCLLGLYFGTLLLLFATQITLGILISTQKVQLERKVENVVLKTIQTYRAHPEETAAEESWDYVQFQLRCCGWNSPQDWFRIPSLRSNESRGHRVPCSCYNSSATNDSAIFDKIPFPQFSGLGQLARPRHNADICLVPANSYIYREGCARSLQKWLHNNLISIVGICLGVGLLEVSVAGLSLLLPRSMLPRERQPQVRTAGPARAPMAAAGAMVC; via the exons ATGTCAGCCCAGGACAGCTGCCTCAGCCTCATCAAGTACCTCCTCTTCGTTTTCAACCTCTTCTTCTTC gtcCTAGGCAGCCTTATTTTCTGCTTCGGCATCTGGATACTCATCGACAAGACCAGCTTCGTGTCCTTTGTGG GCTTGTCCTTCATGCCCTTGCAGATCTGGTCCAAGGCCCTGGCCATCTCTGGAATCCTCACCATGGGCCTTGCCCTCCTGGGCTGTGTGGGGGCCCTGAAGGAGTTCCGCTGCCTCCTGGGCCTG TATTTTGGGACACTGCTGCTCCTGTTTGCCACACAGATCACCCTGGGAATCCTCATCTCCACTCAGAAGGTCCAG CTGGAGCGGAAAGTGGAGAACGTCGTGCTGAAGACGATCCAAACCTACCGCGCCCACCCGGAGGAGACGGCTGCGGAGGAGAGCTGGGACTACGTGCAGTTTCAG CTGCGCTGCTGCGGCTGGAACTCTCCTCAGGACTGGTTCCGTATCCCCAGCCTGAGGAGCAACGAATCGAGAGGGCATCGCGTGCCCTGCTCCTGCTATAACTCATCGGCGACCAACGACTCCGCAATCTTCGATAAGATCCCTTTCCCTCAGTTCAGCGGGCTCGGACAACTGGCGCGGCCCCGACACAATGCAGACATTTGCTTGGTCCCCGCGAACAGCTACATCTACCGTGAG GGCTGCGCACGGAGCCTTCAGAAGTGGTTGCACAACAACCTCATCTCCATAGTGGGCATTTGTCTCGGCGTGGGTCTACTTGAG gTGAGTGTGGCGGGGCTGAGCCTGCTACTACCACGCAGCATGCTCCCCCGGGAACGCCAGCCGCAGGTTCGAACTGCGGGCCCGGCCCGAGCACCGATGGCAGCGGCAGGCGCTATGGTGTGCTGA
- the CD37 gene encoding leukocyte antigen CD37 isoform X3 — MSAQDSCLSLIKYLLFVFNLFFFVLGSLIFCFGIWILIDKTSFVSFVGLSFMPLQIWSKALAISGILTMGLALLGCVGALKEFRCLLGLYFGTLLLLFATQITLGILISTQKVQLERKVENVVLKTIQTYRAHPEETAAEESWDYVQFQLRCCGWNSPQDWFRIPSLRSNESRGHRVPCSCYNSSATNDSAIFDKIPFPQFSGLGQLARPRHNADICLVPANSYIYREGCARSLQKWLHNNLISIVGICLGVGLLELSFMTLSIFLCRNLDHVYDRLARYR, encoded by the exons ATGTCAGCCCAGGACAGCTGCCTCAGCCTCATCAAGTACCTCCTCTTCGTTTTCAACCTCTTCTTCTTC gtcCTAGGCAGCCTTATTTTCTGCTTCGGCATCTGGATACTCATCGACAAGACCAGCTTCGTGTCCTTTGTGG GCTTGTCCTTCATGCCCTTGCAGATCTGGTCCAAGGCCCTGGCCATCTCTGGAATCCTCACCATGGGCCTTGCCCTCCTGGGCTGTGTGGGGGCCCTGAAGGAGTTCCGCTGCCTCCTGGGCCTG TATTTTGGGACACTGCTGCTCCTGTTTGCCACACAGATCACCCTGGGAATCCTCATCTCCACTCAGAAGGTCCAG CTGGAGCGGAAAGTGGAGAACGTCGTGCTGAAGACGATCCAAACCTACCGCGCCCACCCGGAGGAGACGGCTGCGGAGGAGAGCTGGGACTACGTGCAGTTTCAG CTGCGCTGCTGCGGCTGGAACTCTCCTCAGGACTGGTTCCGTATCCCCAGCCTGAGGAGCAACGAATCGAGAGGGCATCGCGTGCCCTGCTCCTGCTATAACTCATCGGCGACCAACGACTCCGCAATCTTCGATAAGATCCCTTTCCCTCAGTTCAGCGGGCTCGGACAACTGGCGCGGCCCCGACACAATGCAGACATTTGCTTGGTCCCCGCGAACAGCTACATCTACCGTGAG GGCTGCGCACGGAGCCTTCAGAAGTGGTTGCACAACAACCTCATCTCCATAGTGGGCATTTGTCTCGGCGTGGGTCTACTTGAG CTCAGCTTCATGACGCTCTCCATATTCCTGTGCAGAAACCTGGACCACGTCTACGATCGGCTCGCTCGGTACCGATAG